GATAGTTGAAAAGAAATCAATTGCGTTATGTAGATGTGGGCAATCGGGAAATAAGCCATTTTGCGATGGGACGCATAGGAAGGTTGGGTTCAATGCTGATGAGGTAATGGTGAAAATAAGTATGTAGGGAGAACACCCTTTGTAAGTGTGACCTGGATCACATTAGAATTTTGAAAATTTTTAAAAATTGCTCAAAAAATGAAACTTTTAGAGGAGATGATGTTGGATGGATTTATTAGATTTTTTTAATTTTCTTTCGCTGGTTCTTGACATTTGGTGTTAATTTCGTTATATTTTGTTTGAGGTTTTATTTCTCCCTTATTGAAGGGAGATTTTGAGGTAGTGAATTTAAAAACTTTTTAGAAATAATTTTTGGAGGTCGCCATGAAAAAGTTGTATTTAATTTTCTGTTTTTCCCTTCTTGTCAGTGGATTTGTTTTCGCCCAGGATCAGTTAACCATTGGGTGGCATACATCAAGCGTTGAAGTTGATGCTGGTGTATCGGGGCAACAAATTTTTGTTGTTTTAACTTGGAACGATGTTTCGCCTTCGGAAGGGATATGGAGCTTTAGAGTTGATATAACGAGCACAAGTGTTACACTTAATACTTCCGATGTAGCGCTTTATGGAAGTTTGTCTTCAAATTTCAATATAACAAAGAATGCTATTACAAATGGTGTTAGGGTTTTAGTTTATGGAACTAAAAGTAGAATGTTTCCGCCAGGTTATAGTGCACCGGTTTTAACGGTTACGCTTCCATCTCTTTCAGCTGGGTCTTATTCGGTTACTTTAGGTGGTGCTTCGGCGGTTAAGCGAAGTTATCCTGGTGGTGCGAGCGCAACTTCACAGACAGTGACGCTTAACCCAGCTACTATAAATATCACAGCTTCAACTTTCA
This genomic interval from Candidatus Thermokryptus mobilis contains the following:
- a CDS encoding CDGSH iron-sulfur domain-containing protein, whose protein sequence is MATVKVKASKNGPYVIEIESGKFEIERDLNVEIVEKKSIALCRCGQSGNKPFCDGTHRKVGFNADEVMVKISM